The proteins below come from a single Tigriopus californicus strain San Diego chromosome 3, Tcal_SD_v2.1, whole genome shotgun sequence genomic window:
- the LOC131877831 gene encoding uncharacterized protein LOC131877831, translating to MSSPNPRERRLQPDPNPEIRLPSNRSGTGTAGALRKPFVRGPRRPNSWRHPGGTVSETEELSESENDKDHTPQDGPHWTSNKTTGTSSCGKSPQAASASVNLKGRVLIPSGKKPKHTSSFSFASFSRFRGQKGAILGDTHSKSLADGVSDPPTAGKGAIIVSSCGGNNSNVERSLSPDNHASSPHPFRDSHSPQRGGGGDTLIFSGDPPSGLLSTPHCGGQLTNRTSPNRKLKEATDRVSGKLRAYAHKLKKDQDQQPQQQIAPTSSSLNRSSSPSYVRSSSVNSSSYGASSFRQKTHKRSLSLVNSESKKHNSIAEEPMGESQALQSDPGTVSQQEKRSSLNSASKTIDKKDRASVVQSYSKEKVEGDLRQLFESSVDPKRHGESNFT from the exons ATGAGCTCACCCAACCCCAGGGAGCGGCGTTTGCAACCCGATCCCAACCCGGAGATCCGTCTTCCATCCAACAGATCCGGTACAGGCACTGCAGGAGCCTTGAGAAAACCATTTGTGCGGGGACCGCGAAGACCCAATTCTTGGAGGCATCCTGGAGGAACTGTTTCCGAAACTGAAGAGTTAAGCGAGTCTGAGAACGATAAGGATCACACTCCCCAAGATG GGCCTCATTGGACTTCAAACAAAACGACCGGGACATCTAGTTGCGGCAAATCACCCCAAGCGGCCTCCGCATCGGTCAACCTCAAAGGCCGTGTCCTAATTCCCAGTGGAAAGAAACCTAAACACACGAGTAGCTTCAGCTTCGCCAGTTTTTCCCGTTTTCGAGGTCAGAAGGGCGCCATCCTCGGGGATACTCATTCAAAGAGCCTGGCTGATGGTGTCTCAGATCCACCAACAGCAGGAAAGGGCGCCATCATTGTGAGCAGCTGTGGCGGCAATAACTCCAATGTGGAGCGGTCCTTAAGCCCGGACAATCATGCATCCTCGCCACATCCTTTTCGTGACTCACACTCTCCCCAACGTGGGGGAGGAGGAGATACTCTAATTTTTTCAG GTGATCCACCCTCGGGCTTGTTGTCCACCCCTCATTGCGGAGGCCAACTGACAAATCGCACCTCGCCAAATCGAAAACTCAAGGAGGCCACGGATCGAGTCAGTGGAAAGCTCCGGGCCTATGCGCATAAACTGAAGAAGGATCAGGATCAACAGCCACAACAACAGATAGCTCCGACTTCATCCTCCTTGAACAGAAGTAGCAGTCCCAGCTACGTGCGGAGCAGTAGCGTCAATAGCTCGTCTTACGGAGCATCTTCATTCCGTCAGAAAACTCATAAACGAAGTCTATCGTTGGTGAACTCTGAGTCTAAAAAACACAATTCCATCGCTGAGGAGCCCATGGGCGAATCCCAAGCCCTGCAATCTGATCCTGGAACGGTGTCTCAACAA GAAAAAAGGTCGTCTCTCAATAGTGCCTCGAAGACCATCGACAAGAAAGACCGAGCTAGTGTCGTCCAATCATATTCCAAGGAAAAAGTGGAAGGTGACTTGAGACAACTTTTTGAATCCAGTGTCGACCCGAAAAGACACGGGGAGTCCAACTTCACCTGA
- the LOC131878122 gene encoding uncharacterized protein LOC131878122 yields MNEGQTTCEAQDDVVDAGGKSREKMLEHFKANATKLSRSSSWKSPPLNLKEAKRASSKVKDCKLPASLQHLQLEASNCPSSMKISIKPFERACPAHTDTVATSSSREDTLSPAVSGKSFGESTETLINIDETVAFGPKNGSNLARNVNALIPAQKNKEFNNAVAGRIERVNENMNKDGIKAFTDLVDRRVERHQKESNEQQRADSAREVQEEGGNKLYGLDNGSPNVCGLRPKARGVDHLLDGEKDSSG; encoded by the exons ATGAATGAAGGCCAAACGACCTGTGAAGCTCAGGATGATGTTGTTGACGCTGGAGGCAAGTCTCGGGAGAAGATGTTGGAACATTTCAAGGCCAACGCGACAAAGTTAAGTCGAAGTTCATCGTGGAAATCTCCTCCACTCAATTTGAAAGAGGCAAAGAGAGCCTCGAGCAAGGTCAAAGACTGTAAGCTTCCGGCCTCCTTGCAGCACCTTCAACTCGAAGCCAGTAATTGCCCATCTTCGATGAAG ATATCAATCAAACCTTTTGAGCGAGCGTGCCCAGCGCACACAGATACCGTGGCGACTTCCTCTTCCCGCGAAGACACTTTGTCGCCCGCGGTATCGGGGAAGAGTTTCGGCGAGAGCACAGAAACCCTCATCAATATTGATGAGACCGTCGCATTTGGGCCTAAAAATGGAAGCAATCTCGCACGAAACGTGAACGCCCTTATTCCAGCCCAAAAG AATAAAGAATTCAACAATGCCGTAGCAGGTAGGATCGAGAGAGTCAACGAAAACATGAATAAGGACGGGATTAAGGCCTTCACGGACCTCGTCGATCGTCGAGTGGAAAGGCATCAGAAAGAATCGAACGAACAGCAACGTGCGGATAGCGCACGTGAGGTCCAAGAGGAAGGGGGAAACAAGCTCTACGGGCTGGACAACGGCAGTCCCAACGTTTGTGGACTTCGACCTAAAGCAAGAGGTGTGGATCACCTACTTGACGGAGAGAAGGATTCCAGTGGATGA